One Nicotiana tomentosiformis chromosome 1, ASM39032v3, whole genome shotgun sequence genomic window, gcgtgcaggtccaggtagggactctgatcgacccctccgctaggatggttacttttgtttTACAGTTtgggtatagctggggccttatcccgacagtgcttatgacactcttagaggctattgtggacacaatattttgggtttctttttgctgctttcagtctccagcccataggcttggcatgtatatataggtgtgtaggcatgtatgtcttcagtcgcggcctcgtcggccagctagtattttattattttggcttggctacctatgtttatatggcttattgttattcatgccataaccttacggtccaggcttagtatttcagatgttgtgcttcccgatctgttgggcccccagtctagatagctagtatgtttagtggctaactcgatcgaacatggtatcagagcaggtcgtatcccagggagttcacaagccgtgtctagtagagtcttgcttatgggtgtgttgtgcaccacacttataatcaggaggctatgaggcatttaggaatggttacatttctttcaattaatagatcgtgctatagagcgaagttataagaacatatgaaatctaaatcgtgctttgTGTTTCCTATCTAACAGGCTACCTACGCTCAGGAGATGGCACATCGAGAGATAGGTATGGATCCGGGAGAAGGTACCAGTCGTTCCCCACCGGGTCAGAGGGATAGATTTCCCTTAGAGGCTCACAGTGAGTCTCCAGTACCCCTAGTTTCAGCTTCCCCAGCACTTGTTGGAGCCCAGGGAGATGCAGTACCCCCAGCCTCACCAGTTCCATTGGTACCTGAGGCAGCTAGAGACACAGGACCTCCAGCACCTATTGTTCCCCCATCAGAGACTGGGGAGCAGGGGATGAGGGAGGTTGTTCAGTTGCTGACTAGGATGGTTTCTATTCATGAGCGACAGCTAGAGTCAGGAGCAGATGCCCAGAGAGATCGCATAGGAAGCTCGACGGTATGAGAGTTTCTTCACTTGGCCCCTCCATTATTTACAGGATCCAGTTCCACTGAGGATCCCCAGAACTTTATAGACCATATGTATAGAGTATTGAGGGTGATGCATGCCTCCGTCACCGAGGCTGTGGAGTTGGCTTCTTTTCGACTACGTGATGTAACCGTCCTATAGTATGAGGCATGGGAGAGATCTAGAGGACCTGATGCTCCGCCAGCAGAGTGGGAGGACTTCTCTGAGGCTTTTTTAGCCCATTATTGGCCACGGGAGGTTCGGGAGGCCCGTCTTGAACAGTTTCTTAGCCTAAAGCAGGGGGATATGAGTGTGAGGGATTATAGCCATAAAATTAATTCTTTGGCAAGGTAAGCACCAGATATAGTACGTACCATGAGGGCTAGAGTTCATCATTATGTGGATGGTTTGGGGGGATCATCTGATTAGAGACTGTAGGGTTGCATCCCTATCGGATGATGTAGATATTTCCCGCATACAGGCTTTCGCTCAGACTACAGAGAACCTTTCCCGTCGGATTCGTGATACTCGCAGGGATAGGTAGCAGAGTAAGAGGGCTCATACTATGGGGTCTTATAGGGAGCCACGAGTTGATTTTAGGCCCCCACTCCATCGATATCCACCTCGGTCAGCAGGTAGTTCCCCACCACAGATGCAGGGCCAGCGGTTTGATCGTTATATTCAGTCAGGACCAGGGCAGAGCTCAGGCCAGCCTGAGGGCCGTCGACAGGAGCGTTCTGCACAGATGAGACAGCTTACTCCTCCATGTACTCAGTGCGGTAAGATGCACACCGGGCAATGTAGATAGGGTTCGAGTGCATGTTTTCATTGTGGGCAGACAGGACATTTTATTAGCCGGTGCCCGAGGTTAGGCAGAGGTACACCAGCTCAGCCTTCAGGATTCACAGCAGCCTCTTCGCCCTCAGTCCGTGCTCCCCGACCAGGTCCACAGTCTACTCAGGGTCATGGTGGGGGAGAGGTGGAGGAGACACTTCAGGTTCTAGTGGTGGCCAGAACCGCTTTTATGCACTCACAGGTCGACAGGATTCAGAGGCATCCCCAgatattgtcacaggtatattgacaatacattctcatgccatttatgcattgatggatcccggctctacattttcatatattactccatttattgctGGTAAGCTTGACATGAGATCTGAGTTGTTGCCACAGCCAGTTGAGGTGTCTACGCCAGTTGGCGACTCTATTGTAGCTAATAATGTCTATCGAGATTGTATAGTGTTAATTAATAATTGTCCAACCTCTGTTGATTTAGTTAAATTGGTTATGCTAGACTTCGATGTcattatgggtatggattggttggcagcTTGTTATGCTAATATTGATTGTCGTGCAAAGTTTATCCGATTTCATTTTCCTGGTGAGCCTGTCCTTGAATGGAAAGGTAATGCAGCCACGCCCAAGGGTaagtttatttcataccttagGGGTCGGAAGTTTATTGCTAAAGGTTATATATACCATTTGGTTCATGTTAGGgatatagataaggagccagcgaCTCTTTAGTCGGttcctattgtgaatgaattcccgacGGTATTCCCTGACGAGCTTCCAGGAATTCCCCCGAAAGGGAAATCGATTTCGCTATAGATTTGCTTCTTGAtgcgcagcctatatccattcctccctacagaatggctcctgcagagctaagggaattgaaggaacaactgaaggacttgcttgataaaggctttatTAGGCCAAGTACATCCCCATGGGGTGCTCTGGTGCTCTTTGTTAGAAAGAAATATGGGTccttgcggatgtgcattgactacaggcaactaaataaagtcactatcaagaataagtatcctcttccacggattgatgacttgttcgaccagttacaaggtgccaaatgattttcgaagatcgacttatgatccggttatcatcagctacgagtcagggatattgatatcccaaaacagcatttaggacgaggtatggccattttgaattccttgtcatgtctttcgggcttacaaatgccccaacaacctttatggatcttatgaaccaggtattcaaaccattcttggatgaatttgtgattgtgtttattgacgacatcctgataTATTCACGATCGGAAGCCgagcatgcggaccacttgcGAGCTGTATTGCAGACTCTCCAGGACTAcaggttatatgctaaattctctaaatgtaaattttggctaactTCTGTAGCTTTTCTTGGTCATGTTATTATCGGCGATGGTATCAAGGCTGATGGCCAAAAGATTGAAGCTGTGATGACTTGGCCGAGGCCCTTgaatccgacagaggttcgtagcttttcaggcttggcagggtattatcgaaggtttgtggagggattttcctctatctctgcaccattgacgaaactgacacataagggagctaagtttcagtggactgaggcatgtgaacaaagtttttaggaactaaagaaaaggcttactacggcacctgtcttgactcttccggatggcaccgagggttatgttgtatattgtgatgcctcgataattggcctaggttgtgttcttatgcagcatggtaaggttatcgcgTACGCCTCCAGACAGTTGCGAAAACATGAACAGAACTATCCTacgcacgatcttgagttagccgcagttgtatttgccctaaagatttggcggcattatctatatgggatTTATATTGATGTTTTCACCGACCACCAGAGCCTTCATTTATTTAAATAGAGGGAGTTGAACCTACGACAAAGAAGATGGCTAgaattactaaaggactatgatgttgatattttatatcatcccggcaAAGCTAATATTGTTGCTGATGCCCTTAGCCGGAAGTCCACAGGCAGTCTAAGCCATGTTGAAGCTGATAAGGTCAAGATGACCAAATATCTATGCCAGCTAGCTAGTTTGCAGGTGCGTTTGGTGGATGTAGAGGGTGGACGCATTCTCGTTCAGAATACGGCAAAATCTTCTTTTGTTACGGAAGTGAAAGAGCGACAACACGAGGATCCTGAGCTTATAAAACTGAGGGAAAGTATTCCACAGCAGCGATAACCTTTATTTGAGCTAACTggagatggagtccttagatacCAGGGCCGCTTATGTGTACCGTCAGTAGGAGAGCTCCGTGCCAAGATTCTTTCGGAGGCCCATTATTCTAGATATGCAGTTCATCCCGaagcgacaaagatgtatcgggaccttcgacagatctattggtggaatggaaTGAAAAGAGATATCATGGAGATGGTAGCCCAATGTCCCAACTGCCATCAAGTTAAAGCCGAACATCAGAGGCCTGGAGGCCTAACCCAGTGTATTGAGCTTCCATTATGGAAATGGGACATGATAAATATGGACTTCATCACTGGTTTGCCTCGCACTCCACGGAGGTATGATTCtatttgggtaattattgataggcttacaaaatctgCTCATTTTCTGCCAGTCAGGACGACATATTCAGCCGAGGATTAAGCCAAGCTTTAtattcgagagattgttcgccttcacggagtgccattatctattatctatgatcgaggggctcaatttacagcatatttttggaaatcttttcagaagggtctaggcacgcaggtaaatcttagcaccaCTTTTTATCCGCAAACTGATGGACAtgcagagcgtactattcagacagttgAGGATATATTATATGCCTGCGTGCTAGATTTTAAAggaagttgggatgatcatctacctcttattgagttcgcttataataacagcttccAAGCTAGTATTCAGATAGCTCCTTACGAAGCACTATACGGGCGGAAGTGTAGGTCGCCGATCGGTTGGTTTGAGGTCGGGGAAGCAGAGTTGCTAGGTCCTAACTTAGTCCAACAAGCAATGGAAAAGGTAAAACTTATTAGAGACCGGCTGCGTACAGCACAAAGTCGGCAAAAGTCTTATGCAGATGttcgacgacgagacttagagtttgatgtagaagattgggttttcctgaaagtatcacctatgaagggcgtcatgcgatttggaaagaaggggaagctcagccccaggtatgttggaccgtataagattattcggaggattggtagggtggcgtacgagcttgatttgcctttagaattggaagcagtccatcctatgtttcatgtatctatgttgcaGAAGTGCATTGGAGATCCTTCACGTATTACGCCCATTGAGGATATTCACATTGCTGAAGATTTATCTTATGCAGAGGTACCAGTagttattttagatcggcaggtaaggaagcttcgaactaaagaagtggcttccgtgaaagtgttatggcgaaataaCAACATCGAGGAAATGACCCGGGAAGCTGAGGAGGAAATGAGGAAGAAGTACCCCCACCTATACCTATTTACGACTTAAGGTGAGTCGCATTTAAATAATTGCTAATTATTTCTTTACAGCAACTTAATTGGATTTTAAATGACTTGAAAGTGCAATTTAAATTTCTTATTGCGAGATAGCTATACGAAGCCTAGTAGTTGGAATCTTCAGAATTTGATTTATGCTTTGCAAATGTAACAAATATAGCCTCGCAAATAACTTATTAGCAGACAAGAAATGAAACCAAAGAATTGACTTGACCCATTCGCGGACGAATATTCTTAAGGGGGGAGACtgtgagaccccaggtgtttctctcttctcccacataatatacgtaacgtggcgtggttatattaggtatatatgattgggtatagcacattgggagaataagactgaaaatgtgtggtaatatcaaggaactaaactaaagctttaagtcaaaggaatcccttaaacaaaggttcatggttaaagaaatggctcgggtagcaccccgcgcgttcggaaggtttaagttaatttgcacctgtgggataagactaagagtgtataatatgctaagaataatatgttatgaggtattataatatcacactggtcacatgttaagttttggagtcaagcaagttgcgaaacaaaagtcggcaaaagttatcgtaaatttctctaataaattttctaaactttgggtcaaatgtatcagatcatttctcccaatatataaagcGTTATGGGACCCACAAACTACCAAatcgaaggtctacgagtctagtttgcaaTCAAAGAAATTGCACATCAAACCGACATTGGAGTAAAAGgttatgactgttttaccgcagactgtccgggctgaaatcgggtcacgaaccgggtcgggtcaaacaagtggtataagtcgaaaaatccgacttttaagaccccaaaacattTCATCTTCGTCCCAAAAAAGTGAGAAAGCTTAACAGAGGGTTTTatggtgttcttgagtgattaaggtgtgttcttaacgatttctatcgttaaagttttccctcgtgcctagaagcgcaatctctacgctttgcaatcgttttccccttctattagctgtgtttggagctatttttggaagataggaaaTTATTGTTCTTGCTGTttcttcaggatttatacttggtttgccaagataatcatcttgggactcttttataatcgtttttacaaagttctacgggcgtttcgACAAGTTAGGGTCATATGGAAAATCTGCcaatttaaactcatttatgaactatttATAGGTGCatataagctgcatatatatagtggtttcgaagcttaggacgtaaggaacaactttcgtgaaggaactacaggcattcggacgttcgttggagaggtatgttaaggctaagcttcgtccttccttttagcacgaattttgggaaattcctaagacgccaaatgtgatattttactattctgttgctagaaagaccttctgtgaaaggcattggtatcgtagctgaagtattttcatgatgctattaggttgatattccactcgttcggttaaaaagggtattcgacatctatatatgtcattttgtcggctttcttaaatatatgtccatatatatgaattcttattcgtctttgggttgtgtgacttaaaaataaaggcatttagtatttgcgatcagtccttcttccttgttaaagtgtattttaaaatctctaaagtgacacgtcgatttcaaaattctcaaatataatttttatgtttaaactactaaaacatttgatttttttttttgaaatactttcttctactaattatcaagaaatcaggtattaggactaagtgaagcaccttaagctttttattaacatattcagagttaagttatctttctaaaagtcaagttaagttttcaaacttattaaaaaagatatgaggttccacgagatatttgtatgcgatacgaaggtgattatgagattatgagaataagagtaccaatgagccaaggttggctaagttcttgttatggcctattatgtgcattcaaagttcatatcatacatgacatattatgcatggacttcgagctataatcggaggtaaggggcctatttgcccgaaagactatatatattgtacagatggccacaggttggcaatatgataccggttagctaccgggagagaccgccattgctagcatttggttgggtatgtcatgcatttacatcaatatatatgtattcacgacatacgattacacgagcataccatgcatattttattactttgaggtcggatgtcggccatagaggctatcagagtttcagtgtcaggtggtatctttattacctttttacatcagctatgtatgattctactttctgccttatataccagtacatttttatttgtattgatgtcccgttgcctggggacactgcatttttgtttcgtgcgtgcaagtccaggtagggactctgatcgacccctccgctaggatttcagggttcagctgtgagttggtaagctccacctcttcctagagctttcataggatggttacttttgttgtatTGTTTGGGTATATTTGGGGCCTTATCCCGAtagtgcttatgacactctttgaggctattgtggacacaatattctgggtttctttttgctgctttcagtctccagcccataggcttggcatgtatatataggtgtgtaggcatgtatgtcttcagtcgcggcctcgtcggccagctagtattttattattttggcttgtctacctatgtttatatggcttattgttattcatgtcataaccttacggtccaggcttagtatttcagatgttgtgctgcccgatctgttgggcccccagtctagttagctagtatgtttagtggctaactcgatcgaatacaatatcgagtgccagtcgtgcctcccctagtttggggcgtgacagggtCGTTACAGAATATGATTTTGAAGAATTAGAGTTACTTAGGATGCAAAAGGGTAAAGAAGTTAATAATAAGTTTACTCACTACAAAGAGCTTGATAAGTTTATGACATTTAAGGAGTTGGATGAGGCCAGAAAAGTCATGAACTTCTATGCTATTAAAAAACACTCGCCACGATGAGTGCGGCCACAAATAGAACATGAACGTGACCCTGTCTGAGATGATCCCAAACCTCTGAAGCTtagaaaaagtgataaaataagaGTAAGGTATAGATATGTAGTAGGCTGCCCTTTTGTATGCCTCATCTCTGAAGATAAGAAGGGTCCTATCTTTAAGATAAAAATATTGAAGACAAAGCACAACTATGAAGATGCAATTGAGAATCCTAGAGCCAAAACAAAAATTTTAGCTCAATATTTCAAGAGTAAGGTGTAGAATAACCCCAAGTATAAGATAAAGGATATGAAACTAGAtttgaaaaattaattttcaTTCAATGTACGTAACTCCACATTAAAAAGGGCTAAGAGGATGGCACTTCAGCAATTGCAAGGAAGCTTTTTAGATGACTATAACAGTTTAGAAGCATATGCAAATGAGACTAAAGAGAGCAATCCTGGTAGTGATGTGGTTATCAATTTATCAAAAGATGTCATGGCTAAAGGTAAAAGGAGATTTCTTAGAATGTACATATACTTCAATGCAATGAAGTTGGGGTTCAAACAAGGGATGAGACCATTCATTGGACTAGATGGGACCTTTTTAAAGGGTCATTGCAAGGGACAACTATTGGTGGTTGTTGCACAAAATTGCATGAATCATTTCTATCCCTTGGCCCGGTATGTAGTTGACAAGGAAAACACCTTGACATGGACATGGTTTCTGGAGTTGCTGAAACACTTGTTAAATCTGAAAGATGGAATCAGTATTACCTTTATGTCTGATATGCAAAAGGTACAAGTTATGATTTTGTTTAATTGACTATTCCAGTTATTTTTATCCTAATTCTATTTAAATTTTCATGTATAGGGTCTGTTGGAAGCAGTAAGAATTATCCTCCCTCTCTCAAATCACAGGTTTTGTGTTAGGCATATTGAAGCCAACTAGAATAAGAAGATCAAAATTTCTGGAGAGATGAAGAAATACCTATGGTGGTCTGCTTGGAGCACTTATGAGGAGGACTTTAAAGATCAATTGAAGAATCTTGATGAATTGTTTGTTGGTGCTGCTAAGGAGTTGGTTAGATATCCACCACAGAATTGGTGGAGGTCACACTTTGATACATTGTGCAAAAATTAGATGGTGGACAATAATTTTAGAGAGTCCTTCAACTCTTGGATATTAGAAGGAAGAGGCAAGCCTATCCTGAAGATTCTTGAGGATATTAGAATCAAGATCATGGACATATTGAGAGAGAAGGAAGAAGAAGCTAGAACATGGGGAGATGAGTTCAGTCCTAACTACATGAAGTTGTATGCTGGGTATTTGAAGGTTGCCAACTTACGTACTATTTATTTCAATGGTGAAACTGGCTATGGGATTTCTGAGGGTAATGATAGACATAGAGTGAATCTAGTGGAGAAGAAATGCACTTGTAGAACCTGGCCGTTAACTAGCATCCCATGCCTCCCATGCCATCAGGGAACTAAAATACAAGAGAGATGATCCAATGACTGAAATTAATTGGTAGTACAACAAGGAAGCTTACCTGATGACATATAGGGCCAAGTTGATACCTGTTAGAGGTGAAAAGTTCCGAAAAGTATTACCAGAacatgctatggaaccacctcCACTTGCCAAAACTGTTGGAAGGCCAAAACTCAAAAGAAATAGGGAGAAGGATGAGGCTAACAAGAGACAGAGAGAGTGAGTTGCATCAAGAAAGGGAACTAGAATGACATGCAGCATTTGTGGTAAACTGGACCACAATTCAAGGACATGCAAGGTACCTGCTTCTTAACAAaaagtttttctttttaattataggTTGGTGTTGAAGGAAATGTTGAGGATCTTAGTTGTTCAGCCCCTCAACCAACACAAAAAGGTGAACATGAAAGTGAATTTGTATTCATACCTACACCTAGAGTACCAAGACACCAAACAGAACCCTTTGGTGATGGTAGTGAGCATGAAAGTGACTCAACTTTAATGTCTGAGATTATTTCTTAAGATCAAACAAGATTGCTGATGAGGCAGAATCAATTAATGTCAGATGGGACAAGAGTGATCTCTTTCAGAGGAGATCATACCAGTGCCAGTTATCCCACAGATCTTCCTAATTCACCTACTAAGCGCACTTGGAAAGGTAAAGAAGCAGTGACTGGAAATCAATTGGAAGTGGCAAGACAAAAGAAAGTGGGAAAGTTGAAGAGTAGGAAACTCAATGGGAACTCACAAATCTAGGGATCTTGGTTGTTATAGGTAGTTGCGGGTCTTTAACTTTGTTGACATATATTTATTTCCAACAACCAAAGCTGGTCAGTTTATCTTGGTTGTTGGAAATTGAAATATCGATTTTTGTCAATTAATGTGTTCTGTCAAGACTTGTTTAGTGTTTCGATGTTAGTTATTGCAAACTCTATGATAGCAGTTAAAATGTTTTGGTTTTAGTAGCTGTAAAACTATATgacaataatttattttatgtccAACAGTTCTGGGAAAGACTTTTTTAATGTGTGTTTAATATGACAACAGTTTAGTTTGCACAACAGTGGTGTTTAAAATTGTAActacccgaccggttgtttttctttctagaaccctgttcccctaaataagatttTTCGTACTtacttttactgatttatgacttgcggggatggttggttcgaatTTTGGAAGAGTCTAGGTTGGAATCGGAACccttagttccttaaggttggcttaaaagggcaagtttgacttcggtctacattttgagtaaacgacctcggaatcaagatttgacggttccaataggttcgtatgatgatttctaacttgggtgtatgttcagatcgggttttggatgacccaggagcgttttggcgcccaatagtgaaagttggtttttgaagttctttaaatttggtttggagcgggttttggtgttaTACAAAATGCACATCAAAATTTTTATCTCTCTATTACTAGAATGTGAATGCAAAAATCAAAACTTGAAGCTTCAAATTACAAGGAAGCAACCAAGTACTAAACAAAGTTACTATAACAAAACCAAAATACTACAATAACATACTAAACCATCATACATTCACTTCATCATCTTTATAACTAAACCAAAATACTACAACAACATACTAAAACAACATACATTTACTTCATCATCCCTACGACAACCAAACTAAATAACAAAGCCCATGAAACTAAAATGATagttttcatcttcttcacttTGGCCTCTAAATTACTAGCTTTTTCAGCTTCCACAAGTTTAAATTGCTCCATTTCGTCAAGTTTCCTCTTCAAATTATGCCTTTCAACCG contains:
- the LOC138896865 gene encoding uncharacterized protein — translated: MDPGEGTSRSPPGQRDRFPLEAHSESPVPLVSASPALVGAQGDAVPPASPVPLVPEAARDTGPPAPIVPPSETGEQGMREVVQLLTRMVSIHERQLESGADAQRDRIGSSTYEAWERSRGPDAPPAEWEDFSEAFLAHYWPREVREARLEQFLSLKQGDMSVRDYSHKINSLAREPRVDFRPPLHRYPPRSAGSSPPQMQGQRFDRYIQSGPGQSSGQPEGRRQERSAQMRQLTPPCTQCGRQDSEASPDIVTGILTIHSHAIYALMDPGSTFSYITPFIAGKLDMRSELLPQPVEVSTPVGDSIVANNVYRDCIVLINNCPTSVDLVKLVMLDFDVIMGMDWLAACYANIDCRAKFIRFHFPGEPVLEWKGNAATPKGKFISYLRGRKFIAKGYIYHLVHVRDIDKEPATL
- the LOC138896874 gene encoding uncharacterized protein produces the protein MYRDLRQIYWWNGMKRDIMEMVAQCPNCHQVKAEHQRPGGLTQCIELPLWKWDMINMDFITGLPRTPRSFQASIQIAPYEALYGRKCRSPIGWFEVGEAELLGPNLVQQAMEKVKLIRDRLRTAQSRQKSYADVRRRDLEFDVEDWVFLKKCIGDPSRITPIEDIHIAEDLSYAEVPVVILDRQVRKLRTKEVASVKVLWRNNNIEEMTREAEEEMRKKYPHLYLFTT